A portion of the Micromonospora vinacea genome contains these proteins:
- a CDS encoding ATP-grasp domain-containing protein yields the protein MTLVLPPRLTASAQSLRDAAHRRGLQTVQLPTFEVPAGLRADHLHAGPSFADVVAPLLGIAPLEAAPGWLTGLPRELTRREITLVTIGEAYELRRPAFIKSPNDKNITAMIYTDGSRLPGPDAVDRRTPVLVSDIVDFTAEYRLHLLDAVVHTGSQYAAHGRLHLGPPSPDALAFGTDLVAGFGHTLPSAIVVDVGLVDGRWAVIEANAAWASGAYVADPDLVLDVVLRAASPTASVTARDQQFIRRPQPTT from the coding sequence GTGACACTCGTCCTGCCGCCGCGCCTGACAGCCTCGGCTCAGAGCTTGCGCGACGCCGCCCATCGACGCGGTCTACAGACCGTCCAGCTGCCCACCTTCGAAGTACCTGCCGGACTGCGTGCTGACCACCTCCATGCGGGACCGAGCTTCGCTGACGTCGTCGCACCACTGCTCGGGATCGCGCCCCTGGAGGCTGCGCCTGGCTGGCTGACCGGCCTACCCCGTGAACTCACCCGCCGCGAGATCACCTTGGTGACCATCGGCGAGGCATATGAACTCCGTCGACCGGCGTTCATCAAGTCCCCCAACGACAAGAACATCACGGCGATGATCTACACCGACGGTTCCCGTCTGCCCGGCCCGGATGCCGTCGACCGACGAACTCCGGTGCTCGTCAGCGACATCGTCGACTTCACCGCCGAGTACCGGCTGCACCTGCTCGACGCTGTCGTCCACACCGGCAGCCAGTACGCCGCGCACGGCCGGTTGCACCTCGGCCCGCCGTCGCCCGACGCGTTGGCCTTCGGCACCGATCTCGTCGCCGGCTTTGGGCACACCCTGCCCTCCGCCATCGTCGTAGACGTAGGACTGGTCGACGGACGTTGGGCCGTGATCGAGGCAAACGCCGCATGGGCCAGCGGCGCCTACGTGGCGGATCCCGACCTGGTCCTCGATGTCGTCCTCCGAGCGGCCAGCCCAACGGCCTCGGTCACCGCTCGCGACCAACAGTTCATCCGACGGCCTCAGCCGACCACCTGA
- a CDS encoding helix-turn-helix domain-containing protein, which produces MSRAVEESNRAMLRARDAMDRAYAEPLDIPALARIAHVSEAHFIRTFRATFGETPHRYLQRRRVERAMALLVETDRDVTDICYAVGFGSLGTFSRTFRQIVGQSPSDFRRQRVAPANVPSCFTKAWTRPSSFG; this is translated from the coding sequence ATGAGTCGCGCTGTGGAGGAGTCGAACCGGGCGATGCTGCGCGCACGGGACGCGATGGACCGGGCGTACGCCGAGCCTCTGGACATCCCGGCGCTGGCCCGGATCGCGCACGTCTCGGAGGCGCACTTCATCCGTACCTTCCGGGCTACCTTCGGTGAGACCCCGCACCGCTACCTGCAACGTCGCCGGGTGGAGCGGGCGATGGCGCTGCTGGTGGAGACCGACCGGGACGTTACGGACATCTGTTACGCCGTCGGCTTCGGCAGCCTGGGAACCTTCAGCCGGACGTTCCGGCAGATCGTCGGGCAGTCGCCCTCGGATTTCCGGCGTCAGCGCGTCGCGCCGGCCAACGTGCCGTCGTGCTTCACCAAAGCCTGGACCCGACCCAGCAGTTTTGGATAA
- a CDS encoding VOC family protein codes for MTMNAISRSQIYVLDQDAALDFYVNKLGMEVNTDQDLGFMRWLTVNLPGDPEREILLEKPGPPALDPATAEQVRELLTKGALGGYLFMTTDDARKTHEDLVAKGVEITDEPTERPYGIDFGIRDPFGNRIRIGQMFPRA; via the coding sequence ATGACGATGAACGCGATCAGCCGCTCCCAGATCTACGTCCTCGACCAGGACGCCGCGCTTGACTTCTACGTCAACAAGCTCGGCATGGAGGTCAACACCGACCAGGACCTCGGCTTCATGCGGTGGCTCACGGTGAACCTGCCCGGCGACCCGGAGCGGGAGATCCTGTTGGAGAAGCCGGGCCCGCCCGCGCTGGATCCGGCCACCGCCGAGCAGGTCCGGGAGCTGCTCACCAAGGGTGCCCTCGGCGGGTACCTCTTCATGACCACCGACGACGCCCGCAAGACGCACGAGGATCTTGTGGCGAAGGGCGTCGAGATCACCGACGAGCCGACCGAGCGCCCGTACGGGATCGACTTCGGCATCCGGGACCCGTTCGGCAACCGGATCCGCATCGGCCAGATGTTCCCCCGGGCGTAG
- a CDS encoding ABC transporter ATP-binding protein, giving the protein MATVTYSKASRVYPGQERPAVNELDLEIGDGEFLVLVGPSGCGKSTSLRMLAGLEDVDAGSIYIDQRDVTHLPPKARDIAMVFQNYALYPHMTVYENMAFALKLRKTSKSEIDRRVKEAAGLLQLEEYLSRKPKALSGGQRQRVAMGRAIVREPQVFLMDEPLSNLDAKLRVQTRTQIASLQAKLGVTTVYVTHDQVEAMTMGHRVAVLLDGVLQQVDTPRALYDTPANVFVAGFMGSPAMNIKTVPLNERGAEFAELQIPLTREQVEAARAEGGDGKVTVGFRPEDCELVSPTEGGMPVVVELVEDLGSDANVYGHAALGGNSERFVVRTDRRNMPNMGDTVFVKPVAGRSHVFHASTGGRI; this is encoded by the coding sequence ATGGCTACGGTCACCTATTCCAAGGCGTCCCGGGTCTACCCGGGCCAAGAGCGTCCCGCCGTCAACGAGCTGGACCTCGAGATCGGCGACGGCGAGTTCCTCGTCCTGGTCGGCCCGTCCGGTTGCGGTAAGTCCACCAGCCTGCGGATGCTCGCCGGCCTGGAGGACGTGGACGCCGGTTCGATCTACATCGACCAGCGTGACGTCACCCACCTTCCCCCGAAGGCCCGCGACATCGCGATGGTCTTCCAGAACTACGCCCTCTACCCGCACATGACGGTGTACGAGAACATGGCGTTCGCCCTCAAGCTCCGCAAGACCTCCAAGTCGGAGATCGACCGGCGGGTCAAGGAGGCGGCCGGGCTGCTCCAGCTGGAGGAGTACCTCAGCCGTAAGCCGAAGGCGCTCTCCGGTGGTCAGCGTCAGCGTGTGGCGATGGGCCGGGCGATCGTCCGCGAGCCGCAGGTCTTCCTCATGGACGAGCCGCTGTCGAACCTCGACGCCAAGCTCCGCGTGCAGACCCGTACCCAGATCGCGTCGCTCCAGGCCAAGCTGGGCGTCACCACTGTCTACGTCACGCACGACCAGGTCGAGGCCATGACCATGGGTCACCGGGTCGCGGTGCTGCTCGACGGTGTCCTTCAGCAGGTGGACACCCCGCGGGCGCTCTACGACACCCCGGCCAACGTGTTCGTCGCCGGGTTCATGGGCTCTCCCGCCATGAACATCAAGACCGTTCCGCTGAACGAGCGGGGCGCCGAGTTCGCCGAGCTGCAGATCCCGCTGACCCGGGAGCAGGTCGAGGCGGCCCGCGCCGAGGGTGGCGACGGCAAGGTCACCGTGGGCTTCCGCCCGGAGGACTGCGAGCTGGTCAGCCCGACCGAGGGCGGCATGCCGGTCGTGGTCGAGCTGGTCGAGGACCTCGGCTCGGACGCCAACGTCTACGGCCACGCCGCGCTGGGTGGCAACTCGGAGCGCTTCGTCGTCCGCACCGACCGGCGCAACAT